GCCATAAATCATACCCAGACCAATTAAGAAGAGGGCAGAGGCAAGTAGGTTAATAATCACATAGTGTACGCCAAGCTGAAATCGTGGTTTTCCTTGTCCATGTAGCAGTAGGACATACGATGCCATGAGCAAGATTTCAAAGAAAACGAATAAGTTAAATAAGTCGCCTGTCAGAAATGCTCCACATAACCCCATTAATAGAAAATGGAATATTGCGTGAAAATAACGTCCGCGAGTATCCCAATTTTCACTCGCATACCATAAAACTGGAACAGCTAATGCATAGGTTAAAACCAGCATAAAAGCGGAAAGTCGGTCTAATACCAGCACAATACCAAAAGGTGCAGACCATTCACTGAGCTGATAAACCGTAATCTGGCCAGTATTTGCAACAATAAGGTAACTCACAGCCGTGATTAAACCTGCAATTGCTGAAACCAGACTAATACCGCGGCGCCAAGGTTGTCGCCAATCTTCTTTTAATGCTCCAGCTCCCGGATTACCTAAAAGTAATAAGATAAAACCCGTAAAGGCTGGAATGAGGATGCTAAAAATGGGTGTATTTGTTTGCCAAAAAGATAAAAAATCAAACATCACGGCTCATCCTCACGTGGGTCGTATGTTGGAGAAACATCTTCTTTAGCATCAACATGATCACTACCTGACTCATAACGGCTGCGTAATGCCAATTGAACAATAAAGGCTGTAGTCGCGAAACCGATCACGATTGCTGTTAAAACAAGTGCTTGTGGAAGTGGATCAGTAATATTAGTCGTTTCGGTTAAGATGGCTGGTGAGTTGACTTGCAAACGCCCCATCGCAAACAAAAATAAGTTAACTGCATAACCCAGCACGGCCAATCCAAGTACAACAGGGAAGGTACGCGCACGTAAAATCAGATAAATGCCTGTAGCAGCAAGTAGCCCAATAGCAGAGGCGAGTAAGAATTCTAAACTGATCATGATGATTCCTCCCCATGAAGTACAGGGCCAGACATACTTGAGTGGCGGGAGTCCCCTAATACAGAGATGAGTAGCATGGTGGCTCCCACGACTGTGATATATACACCCAAGTCAAAACTTGCTGCCGAAGCCAAATGTAGTTTGCCTAAAACAGGTAATTCGACATAAACATGTGCACTGGTCAGAAATGGACGTGCCCAGAACCATGCTGCAATCCCTGTAAGACCTGCAATCGTTAATCCTGAACCAATCCAGACTTCATAAAGTCGACCAGATTGTGCCTTTAACATGTATTCAGTTTGATCTTGTCCTAAGGCAATGTACTGAATA
This window of the Acinetobacter sp. XH1741 genome carries:
- a CDS encoding Na+/H+ antiporter subunit C gives rise to the protein MISLEFLLASAIGLLAATGIYLILRARTFPVVLGLAVLGYAVNLFLFAMGRLQVNSPAILTETTNITDPLPQALVLTAIVIGFATTAFIVQLALRSRYESGSDHVDAKEDVSPTYDPREDEP